Proteins encoded together in one Chloroflexota bacterium window:
- the rplW gene encoding 50S ribosomal protein L23, translating into MSTLTASEIVIRPVISEKSIDLSTREPKHRYTFEVHRDANKIQIKAAIEELYRKESVTVVGVNVLTTKAKEKRRGTRRGRIVGHTTPWRKAIVTLAAGQKIEFFEGV; encoded by the coding sequence GTGAGCACGCTCACCGCCAGCGAGATCGTCATCCGGCCGGTCATCAGCGAGAAGTCGATCGACCTCTCCACCCGTGAGCCGAAGCATCGCTACACCTTCGAGGTCCATCGCGACGCCAACAAGATCCAGATCAAGGCCGCGATCGAGGAGCTGTACCGCAAGGAGAGCGTGACCGTCGTCGGGGTGAACGTCCTGACGACGAAGGCGAAGGAGAAGCGTCGCGGCACGCGACGCGGTCGGATCGTCGGTCACACCACGCCGTGGCGGAAGGCGATCGTCACCCTGGCGGCCGGCCAGAAGATCGAATTCTTCGAGGGAGTCTGA
- the rplD gene encoding 50S ribosomal protein L4, translated as MPQTTLYDRTGASIGTVDLADALFAAPVNAAVLHQVVTAQLAGRHLGTHDSKTRGEVRGGGRKPYRQKGTGRARQGHISAPHYRGGGVVFGPHPRSYAQRLPRKMKRLALRGALTAKFGADAVRVIDTFGLEAPRTRDFVGVLAALGASGRVLVVAPGRNERLELSSRNVPTVEVILADSLNVVDLLKADLVLIEQPALARMTEVYA; from the coding sequence ATGCCGCAGACCACCCTGTACGACCGGACGGGCGCCTCGATCGGAACCGTCGACCTCGCCGACGCGCTGTTCGCGGCGCCGGTGAACGCGGCCGTCCTCCACCAGGTCGTCACCGCGCAGCTCGCCGGGCGCCACCTCGGGACGCACGACTCCAAGACCCGCGGCGAGGTCCGCGGCGGCGGCCGGAAGCCGTACCGACAGAAGGGCACCGGTCGGGCACGCCAGGGGCACATCAGCGCGCCGCACTATCGAGGCGGCGGTGTCGTCTTCGGGCCGCATCCGCGGTCGTACGCGCAGCGGCTGCCCCGGAAGATGAAGCGCCTCGCGCTCCGCGGTGCTCTCACCGCCAAGTTCGGAGCGGACGCGGTGCGCGTCATCGACACGTTCGGTCTCGAGGCGCCGCGAACGCGGGACTTCGTGGGCGTGCTGGCCGCACTCGGGGCGAGCGGCCGCGTGCTCGTCGTCGCGCCGGGCCGGAACGAGCGCCTCGAGCTCTCGTCACGCAACGTGCCGACCGTTGAGGTCATCCTCGCCGACTCCCTGAACGTCGTCGACCTCCTCAAGGCGGATCTGGTCCTCATCGAACAGCCGGCCCTCGCCCGGATGACGGAGGTGTACGCGTGA
- the rplC gene encoding 50S ribosomal protein L3 encodes MSIGLIGRKVGMTQVFQDDGTMVAVSVLAVEPNVVTRLRTTERDGYTAVQVGAEPARRLTKPEAGQLKGLPQVATIREFRLPSVDGYEVGQQLGVAEVFAAGDLVDVTGVSKGKGFAGHIKRHHFKRGPKTHGSDHHREPGSIGPGTTPGRVYKGMRMAGHMGDHRATGKKLRVIRTDADRNLLLVKGSLPGARNALILVKKA; translated from the coding sequence ATGAGCATCGGATTGATCGGCCGCAAGGTCGGCATGACCCAGGTCTTCCAGGACGACGGGACGATGGTCGCGGTGAGCGTCCTCGCCGTCGAACCGAACGTCGTCACCCGGCTCCGGACGACGGAGCGCGACGGCTACACGGCCGTCCAGGTCGGCGCGGAACCCGCCAGGCGACTGACGAAGCCGGAGGCGGGCCAGCTCAAGGGCCTGCCGCAGGTCGCGACGATCCGCGAGTTCCGGCTGCCGAGCGTCGACGGCTACGAAGTCGGCCAGCAGCTCGGGGTCGCCGAGGTGTTCGCCGCCGGAGACCTCGTCGACGTCACCGGGGTCTCGAAGGGCAAGGGCTTCGCCGGCCACATCAAGCGCCACCACTTCAAGCGTGGTCCCAAGACCCACGGATCGGACCACCATCGCGAACCCGGCTCGATCGGACCGGGCACGACGCCCGGTCGTGTCTACAAGGGGATGCGGATGGCCGGCCACATGGGCGACCATCGGGCGACCGGCAAGAAGCTCCGCGTGATCCGCACGGATGCGGATCGGAACCTCCTCCTCGTCAAGGGCTCACTGCCCGGCGCCCGCAACGCGCTCATCCTCGTGAAGAAGGCCTGA
- the rpsJ gene encoding 30S ribosomal protein S10 has protein sequence MAKQRIRIRLKAYDHRLLDQSAAQIVETAQRTGADVVGPVPLPTRIEKFTVLRSPFIDKDSREQFEIRTHKRLVDILDPSSKTVDALMRLSLAAGVDIEIKM, from the coding sequence ATGGCGAAGCAGCGGATCAGGATCCGCCTCAAGGCCTACGATCACCGGCTGCTCGATCAGTCGGCGGCCCAGATCGTCGAGACGGCCCAGCGGACCGGTGCCGACGTCGTCGGTCCGGTGCCGCTGCCGACCCGCATCGAGAAGTTCACCGTCCTCCGCTCGCCGTTCATCGACAAGGACAGTCGGGAACAGTTCGAGATCCGCACCCACAAGCGGCTCGTCGACATCCTCGATCCGAGCTCGAAGACCGTCGATGCCCTGATGCGACTCTCGCTGGCAGCGGGCGTCGACATCGAGATCAAGATGTGA
- the tuf gene encoding elongation factor Tu produces MAKKKFERTKPHVNIGTIGHIDHGKTSLTAAITKYLALKGEAEYRAFETIDNAPEERERGITIAIAHVEYETDKRHYAHVDCPGHADYIKNMITGAAQMDGAILVVAATDGPMPQTREHILLARQVEVPYIVVFLNKVDAVDDPELLDLVELEVRELLSKYQFPGDDIPVVRGSALKALEAPDDPANPAYAPIAALMDAVDSYIPTPERAIDRPFLMPVEDVFGIKGRGTVATGRIERGIVKVGDEVELIGVKTTRKVVVTGVEMFKKLLDEGRAGDNVGCLIRGIERDEIERGQVLAKAGSVKPHTKFSAQVYVLTKDEGGRHTPFYNGYRPQFYLRTTDVTGAIGLPDGAEMIMPGDNVEMTVELITPIALETGQRFAIREGGRTVGAGAIVSIIE; encoded by the coding sequence ATGGCGAAGAAGAAGTTCGAGCGCACCAAGCCGCACGTCAACATCGGGACGATCGGTCACATCGACCATGGCAAGACGTCCCTGACGGCGGCGATCACGAAGTACCTCGCACTCAAGGGTGAGGCGGAGTACCGCGCGTTCGAGACGATCGACAACGCGCCCGAGGAGCGGGAGCGGGGGATCACGATCGCGATCGCCCACGTCGAGTACGAGACGGACAAGCGCCACTACGCTCACGTCGACTGCCCGGGCCATGCCGACTACATCAAGAACATGATCACCGGTGCCGCCCAGATGGACGGCGCGATCCTCGTCGTCGCCGCGACCGATGGCCCGATGCCCCAGACCCGCGAGCACATCCTCCTCGCCCGCCAGGTCGAGGTCCCGTACATCGTCGTCTTCCTCAACAAGGTCGACGCGGTCGACGACCCCGAGCTGCTCGACCTCGTCGAGCTCGAGGTCCGCGAGCTCCTCAGCAAGTACCAGTTCCCGGGCGACGACATCCCCGTCGTGCGCGGCAGCGCCCTCAAGGCCCTCGAGGCGCCCGACGATCCGGCGAACCCGGCATATGCCCCGATCGCGGCCCTCATGGATGCCGTCGACAGCTACATTCCGACCCCCGAGCGGGCGATCGACCGGCCCTTCCTCATGCCGGTCGAGGACGTCTTCGGGATCAAGGGTCGCGGCACGGTCGCGACCGGGCGCATCGAGCGCGGCATCGTCAAGGTCGGCGACGAGGTCGAGCTCATCGGGGTCAAGACGACCCGCAAGGTCGTCGTCACCGGCGTCGAGATGTTCAAGAAGCTGCTCGACGAGGGCCGCGCCGGCGACAACGTCGGCTGCCTCATCCGGGGCATCGAGCGCGACGAGATCGAGCGCGGCCAGGTCCTCGCCAAGGCGGGCTCGGTCAAGCCTCACACGAAGTTCAGCGCCCAGGTCTACGTCCTCACCAAGGACGAGGGCGGGCGGCACACCCCCTTCTACAACGGCTACCGGCCGCAGTTCTACCTCCGCACGACCGACGTCACCGGGGCGATCGGCCTGCCCGACGGCGCCGAGATGATCATGCCCGGCGACAACGTCGAGATGACCGTCGAGCTCATCACCCCGATCGCCCTCGAGACCGGCCAGCGCTTCGCCATCCGCGAGGGTGGCCGGACCGTCGGCGCCGGCGCCATCGTCAGCATCATCGAGTAG